GGAAGAAACAGTGATTGTCAAAACATCTCCAGCAGTTGCCCGTGTTTTTCATGGGAAATCCATTGCCACGCCAGATTCTAAAGCAATCACTGCACAATTGAAAAAATGGAATCTGACAATGTTACCTATGCATCCAAATGTGGATGATTCCAGCTTGATAAGTTATTTCATCATTCATACTCCAAATAATCGGGTAACTCATGAGGTAATAAATGAATTGCTGCAACTTAAATCAATAGAGGCAGCATACAGCAAACCGGCAGATGAGCTGCCATCACTTTAATTTTAAACTGAGGAGAGTAAAATCATGGAACAACAAGCAACCAGAAACATTTCGAGTGAACGTGAATTAATTGTTATTACCGAGGAAAGCATTGGATTACGATCTGCTCAGGCGACAATTTCCTCTACTACCGGAGCCAATATTGCACCCTTGGCAAGTTTTTTAAACGCGGAAAATATCGTCCTAACATTATTGTTTGGTGAAACCGAAGAGAAACTTCAAGCGGCTGCATCAGCCATTACGCCTGATCTTTCTACTTATTATCGCGTCCAAGCGAATGATGATCGCCTTGATACGTTGGCTGAGCAATTACTGCAAATTGATGGCGTTGCAGCGGCTTATGTTAAACCAGCATCTGAGCCACCTATTTGGCTTGAAGAATCTAGTGTAGCAGAAGAGGAAATACCTGCTATTACACCAGATTTTACCGCCAGACAAGGGTATTTGGATAGTGCTCCGGGCGGGATTGATGCTCGTTACGCATGGACACAGCCGGGTGGTGGCGGAGCCGGTGTCAACATTATTGATATTGAAGGGGCATGGCGTTTCTCGCATGAAGACTTGTTACAAAACCAAGGCGGGGTCGTTGGAGGTGTTGCATCAACCGATATTGGGTGGCGTAATCACGGCACGGCAGTGATAGGGGAATTCGGTGGTGATCGAAATACCAAAGGGATAACTGGCATTAGCCCTGATGCCCACGTGAGTGCAGTTTCCATTTTTGGTCCTGAGACTTCATCGGCTCGTGCGATTCGCGAAGCTGCTGATAAACTTCGTCCGGGCGACATCATTTTACTGGAGCTTCACCGCCCAGGACCACAATTTAACTTTGCAGGTCGCGCTGATCAGCGTGGTTATATCGCGATAGAGTGGTGGCCAGATGATTTTGATGCTATTCGGTATGCGGTTAGCAAAGGCGTGATTGTAGTGGAAGCTGCCGGTAACGGAGCCGAAAATTTGGATGATCCAGTGTATGAAACAAGACCCGCAGGTTTCCCCACTAGCTGGTTGAATCCGTTTCGGCGTAATAACCGTGATTCTGGAGCAGTAGTTGTGGGCGCTGGTGCACCACCTCCCGGCACACATGGTAACGATCATGGGCCTGACCGCTCACGTCTAGGTTTCTCCAATTGGGGGGCATTAGTAGATGCCCAAGGGTGGGGACGTGAAGTTACAACTGCTGGTTACGGTGATTACCACAGAGGAGAAAATGCCAGTAATGAAGATGAGTGGTATACCGATCGTTTCAGCGGCACATCCAGTGCATCGCCTATTGTCGTGGGGGCATTGGCTTCTACACAAGGTGTATTAAAAGCCCGGGGCAGGATTCCCTTGAGTCCAGCACGGGCAAGAGAATTATTACGTCATACGGGTTCCCCGCAACAAGATGCGTTACCTGATCGTCTACGAACTCAGCGTATTGGGAATCGCCCCAACTTACGGCAATTAATTGCCACGGCTTTACAAACTAATTCGTGGATTGGCGTCCAATTTACTGGCACGCTTCAGGCAAATCAAACCGGACGCTGGTTCACGTTTGGCTGGCCTGCGCATTGGCATGTGGTCTGGACTGTTGTACCTACCAGTCCACAGTCAGGAGCACCACAAATAGAATGGAAGGTTCAAGTGGAGCGTGCTACGGATAGCCATGTAACTTATTGGATCAATGTCACGAACCTAACTGCAAGCACGGTGAATATTGAAGGACGTTTTGCTGTACTGGGTTGGTAAGGAGTCAAATATGCGTATTGTAATCGAAATGGACGAAACTTCACGAATCGTCACTAACAGCGGCATCTTACCAAAAGGTAATAGCGTCGTTTCAACGAATGCTATTGAAGCTGTTGATGCGAGTTCCCCACCTGAATGGTTACTGATAGGACTTCAGGATGAAGTGAATCTACAATATAGTAAGGCAGCCTCATATTCTAAAGAAAATAATACTTATGATGGAGGAGAAGCACCTAATTATTAAAATAAACAAAAAAGGCTCTATGTGTTTCTCTGTGCATTTTCGAAACTTCAAACCAACATTACGCAAATTATCGGGATGTTGTGTTTAGATTATCTTTGACTAGAGCAAGAAAAACACTGAAACACATATCGAGCCGATAAAGAAGATGATCAGGAATATATTAGAATGTATTTTATAAGCGATTTCGGCATTAATTTAGTAAAAGTACCACAGTAATAACAGCACATTTTTAACACCCAAAGGAAACGGCAATGAAAGAAACAGACAAACCATCGAAACCATCCAATCCGGTCATCGAAAACAGTACACTACCAACAGACTCACCAGCAGTTATGGCTGAGGAGGCCACACACTTAGTCACGGAGGTAATTGGGGCAATGGCAAACGCAACACCGGCGGCTGTTACTATTCGCCCGATGGCAGTCAGCACTGATTTAGTGAGCGAACTTAATAATATCGATTTCGCCAAAATGATTGGTGGCCCATTACAAGCGGCAATTCAAGCCCAGACAGCTTCAGCAATTGCAACCGTCAACTTTATCAAGGATCTAGGTTTCAAGCCTGTTGACCCGGAAGAGCCTGATGGAGCCAAAGAACTGGTCATGACTGATTTTTCATATAAGAAAAAAGATGTTAACCCTGACACAGGGGAAATAATAGAGACAGAGCGTTTTGTCAGGATTCCTTTTATTGCCATGCTGCCAATACCCAGCATTCGCATAGAAACGGTTGATATTGACTTTAACGTAAAGCTCAATTCTGTTGAATCCCAAACAATTAAGGATAAATTGGCTGTGGGGCTTGACATACAGGGAGGTTGGGGACCGGTCTCCTTCAAAGTATCCGCTTCTTATCAACGTTCATCAGCGTATGGCGTGGAGGTTAAAAAGGAATACAGCATGAATGTAAAAGTCAAGGCATCGCAAGATGAAATGCCTGCTGGATTGGAAAAAATCATGGGAATGTTGTCAGCATAGTGTGTTTTGGTGGTCACTATGCCACCAAAACCCTTTAACAAGGAGTAAAAAATGATAACACTAGGCGAATACATGAGTTTTATCTTTAAAGAGATTACCCGTGCGAGACAATATGCTGATGCCACTTCAATTGATATAGCAAAAAGTTATGCCAAAGACGATTTGCTTAAACACTTCTCCATTCCTCGGTTCAAAATTCCAGAAATGGAGTTGACAGTACCTGTACTGATCGCCGATGTTAATTATGACAATGAATACCTTTATTCGATCACAGATGTTGAATTCATCAACAAATTCAATAATGAACTTGACCGAAGTTTTAATGGAGTCTTCAAAGACAGGGATGGACTCAAGCATTCAGAAAATGAATTACTTATGGATCTATATAAAATAATATCTAATATTGTATTAAGTAAAAGCATTGATAGCTACGATGACATGCTCAAACAAGTTACCACGATGCTAGAACAAAAATTAGATGCAATAATCACCAAAATACTAAGCGATAATGGTGTACTTAAAGAATATGAAACAAGATTTCCAAAAAAACAACACTATATAGATCTTATTGAAAAATTCAAGAAATTTGTTTTGTTTAATATTAAAATCGGCAAAAGCACCTTGACAAACCTACTCATTAACCCTGAAACCTCAATCATTAACGAAAGTGCAAATGAAATGTCTATTTTTCAGATTAAGGCA
The sequence above is drawn from the Thiothrix subterranea genome and encodes:
- a CDS encoding S8 family peptidase, with product MEQQATRNISSERELIVITEESIGLRSAQATISSTTGANIAPLASFLNAENIVLTLLFGETEEKLQAAASAITPDLSTYYRVQANDDRLDTLAEQLLQIDGVAAAYVKPASEPPIWLEESSVAEEEIPAITPDFTARQGYLDSAPGGIDARYAWTQPGGGGAGVNIIDIEGAWRFSHEDLLQNQGGVVGGVASTDIGWRNHGTAVIGEFGGDRNTKGITGISPDAHVSAVSIFGPETSSARAIREAADKLRPGDIILLELHRPGPQFNFAGRADQRGYIAIEWWPDDFDAIRYAVSKGVIVVEAAGNGAENLDDPVYETRPAGFPTSWLNPFRRNNRDSGAVVVGAGAPPPGTHGNDHGPDRSRLGFSNWGALVDAQGWGREVTTAGYGDYHRGENASNEDEWYTDRFSGTSSASPIVVGALASTQGVLKARGRIPLSPARARELLRHTGSPQQDALPDRLRTQRIGNRPNLRQLIATALQTNSWIGVQFTGTLQANQTGRWFTFGWPAHWHVVWTVVPTSPQSGAPQIEWKVQVERATDSHVTYWINVTNLTASTVNIEGRFAVLGW
- a CDS encoding DUF2589 domain-containing protein, whose amino-acid sequence is MKETDKPSKPSNPVIENSTLPTDSPAVMAEEATHLVTEVIGAMANATPAAVTIRPMAVSTDLVSELNNIDFAKMIGGPLQAAIQAQTASAIATVNFIKDLGFKPVDPEEPDGAKELVMTDFSYKKKDVNPDTGEIIETERFVRIPFIAMLPIPSIRIETVDIDFNVKLNSVESQTIKDKLAVGLDIQGGWGPVSFKVSASYQRSSAYGVEVKKEYSMNVKVKASQDEMPAGLEKIMGMLSA